In the Nothobranchius furzeri strain GRZ-AD chromosome 15, NfurGRZ-RIMD1, whole genome shotgun sequence genome, one interval contains:
- the LOC107391488 gene encoding putative C-type lectin domain family 20 member A isoform X3 has translation MLNITADLNQMISSSYAKNWTEAQRYCRENFIDLATVADVNDMWLLYSLVDLRQMFASSYTYEAWIGLYSDFNSWRWSMSDPNFYQQNESFRNWYPSQPDNNGGDAACAVFSGSYSGAWTDASCALNLPSVCMDVSGRNATFYLISTTMTWFQAQSYCRQYHTDLASVRNLSENQRLMTLVQSSGAWFGLYRNNWRWSDDSTMSYTSWNKKYPAGGIRGCVAAGFKGPGGWEDWMCDAEKVFVCYSGPSRRAVKLKLVRDSSLNLSDPVVLEDMLGQLKLKLKGQGVNNVQLRWREKPNGQVFSKDEEKNPSKEVKPKHDCS, from the exons ATGCTGAACATCACGGCAGATTTGAACCAGATGATCTCCAGCAGCTAT GCTAAGAACTGGACCGAAGCTCAGAGGTACTGCAGAGAAAACTTCATCGACCTGGCGACTGTAGCGGACGTGAATGACATGTGGCTGCTGTACAGCCTGGTGGATCTACGCCAAATGTTCGCCTCATCATACACCTAC GAAGCCTGGATTGGACTCTACAGTGATTTTAACAGCTGGAGGTGGTCCATGTCAGACCCCAATTTCTACCAACAGAATGAGAGCTTCAGGAACTGGTATCCCTCACAACCAGATAATAATGGTGGAGACGCGGCCTGTGCAGTATTCTCCGGTTCATACAGTGGAGCCTGGACCGATGCTTCATGTGCTCTGAACTTACCATCAGTCTGCATGGATGTCAGTG GGAGAAATGCAACATTTTACCTCATCAGCACCACCATGACCTGGTTTCAGGCTCAGAGCTACTGCAGACAGTATCACACAGACCTGGCCAGCGTGAGGAACCTGTCCGAGAACCAGAGGCTGATGACGCTGGTACAAAGTTCAGGAGCCTGGTTCGGTCTGTACAGAAACAACTGGAGGTGGTCAGATGACAGCACCATGTCGTATACCTCTTGGAATAAAAAATATCCTGCAGGTGGGATAAGAGGATGTGTGGCAGCAGGCTTCAAAGGCCCTGGAGGCTGGGAGGACTGGATGTGTGACGCAGAGAAAGTCTTTGTTTGCTACAGCG GTCCCTCGCGAAGAGCGGTGAAGCTGAAACTAGTGAGGGACTCCTCTCTGAACCTGAGTGACCCTGTTGTGCTGGAAGACATGCTCGGTCAG CTCAAACTGAAGCTGAAGGGTCAGGGAGTGAACAACGTCCAGCTGAGGTGGCGGGAGAAGCCCAACGGACAAGTCTTCTCCAAGGATGAGGAGAAGAATCCTTCAAAGGAAGTCAAGCCTAAACATGATTGCTCTTGA
- the LOC107391488 gene encoding putative C-type lectin domain family 20 member A isoform X2 yields MEAAPPLGSGIATNPIVAQRTALQQTLDVLGSGWTGPVTRREHLSATAAKNWTEAQRYCRENFIDLATVADVNDMWLLYSLVDLRQMFASSYTYEAWIGLYSDFNSWRWSMSDPNFYQQNESFRNWYPSQPDNNGGDAACAVFSGSYSGAWTDASCALNLPSVCMDVSGRNATFYLISTTMTWFQAQSYCRQYHTDLASVRNLSENQRLMTLVQSSGAWFGGIRGCVAAGFKGPGGWEDWMCDAEKVFVCYSGPSRRAVKLKLVRDSSLNLSDPVVLEDMLGQLKLKLKGQGVNNVQLRWREKPNGQVFSKDEEKNPSKEVKPKHDCS; encoded by the exons ATGGAAGCAGCTCCTCCTCTAGGTTCTGGAATAGCAACGAACCCAATAGTGGCACAGAGAACTGCGTTGCAGCAGACTTTGGACGTGCTGGGAAGTGGATGGACGGGACCTGTGACCAGAAGAGAGCATTTGTCTGCTACGGCG GCTAAGAACTGGACCGAAGCTCAGAGGTACTGCAGAGAAAACTTCATCGACCTGGCGACTGTAGCGGACGTGAATGACATGTGGCTGCTGTACAGCCTGGTGGATCTACGCCAAATGTTCGCCTCATCATACACCTAC GAAGCCTGGATTGGACTCTACAGTGATTTTAACAGCTGGAGGTGGTCCATGTCAGACCCCAATTTCTACCAACAGAATGAGAGCTTCAGGAACTGGTATCCCTCACAACCAGATAATAATGGTGGAGACGCGGCCTGTGCAGTATTCTCCGGTTCATACAGTGGAGCCTGGACCGATGCTTCATGTGCTCTGAACTTACCATCAGTCTGCATGGATGTCAGTG GGAGAAATGCAACATTTTACCTCATCAGCACCACCATGACCTGGTTTCAGGCTCAGAGCTACTGCAGACAGTATCACACAGACCTGGCCAGCGTGAGGAACCTGTCCGAGAACCAGAGGCTGATGACGCTGGTACAAAGTTCAGGAGCCTGGTTCG GTGGGATAAGAGGATGTGTGGCAGCAGGCTTCAAAGGCCCTGGAGGCTGGGAGGACTGGATGTGTGACGCAGAGAAAGTCTTTGTTTGCTACAGCG GTCCCTCGCGAAGAGCGGTGAAGCTGAAACTAGTGAGGGACTCCTCTCTGAACCTGAGTGACCCTGTTGTGCTGGAAGACATGCTCGGTCAG CTCAAACTGAAGCTGAAGGGTCAGGGAGTGAACAACGTCCAGCTGAGGTGGCGGGAGAAGCCCAACGGACAAGTCTTCTCCAAGGATGAGGAGAAGAATCCTTCAAAGGAAGTCAAGCCTAAACATGATTGCTCTTGA
- the LOC107391488 gene encoding putative C-type lectin domain family 20 member A isoform X1 has translation MEAAPPLGSGIATNPIVAQRTALQQTLDVLGSGWTGPVTRREHLSATAAKNWTEAQRYCRENFIDLATVADVNDMWLLYSLVDLRQMFASSYTYEAWIGLYSDFNSWRWSMSDPNFYQQNESFRNWYPSQPDNNGGDAACAVFSGSYSGAWTDASCALNLPSVCMDVSGRNATFYLISTTMTWFQAQSYCRQYHTDLASVRNLSENQRLMTLVQSSGAWFGLYRNNWRWSDDSTMSYTSWNKKYPAGGIRGCVAAGFKGPGGWEDWMCDAEKVFVCYSGPSRRAVKLKLVRDSSLNLSDPVVLEDMLGQLKLKLKGQGVNNVQLRWREKPNGQVFSKDEEKNPSKEVKPKHDCS, from the exons ATGGAAGCAGCTCCTCCTCTAGGTTCTGGAATAGCAACGAACCCAATAGTGGCACAGAGAACTGCGTTGCAGCAGACTTTGGACGTGCTGGGAAGTGGATGGACGGGACCTGTGACCAGAAGAGAGCATTTGTCTGCTACGGCG GCTAAGAACTGGACCGAAGCTCAGAGGTACTGCAGAGAAAACTTCATCGACCTGGCGACTGTAGCGGACGTGAATGACATGTGGCTGCTGTACAGCCTGGTGGATCTACGCCAAATGTTCGCCTCATCATACACCTAC GAAGCCTGGATTGGACTCTACAGTGATTTTAACAGCTGGAGGTGGTCCATGTCAGACCCCAATTTCTACCAACAGAATGAGAGCTTCAGGAACTGGTATCCCTCACAACCAGATAATAATGGTGGAGACGCGGCCTGTGCAGTATTCTCCGGTTCATACAGTGGAGCCTGGACCGATGCTTCATGTGCTCTGAACTTACCATCAGTCTGCATGGATGTCAGTG GGAGAAATGCAACATTTTACCTCATCAGCACCACCATGACCTGGTTTCAGGCTCAGAGCTACTGCAGACAGTATCACACAGACCTGGCCAGCGTGAGGAACCTGTCCGAGAACCAGAGGCTGATGACGCTGGTACAAAGTTCAGGAGCCTGGTTCGGTCTGTACAGAAACAACTGGAGGTGGTCAGATGACAGCACCATGTCGTATACCTCTTGGAATAAAAAATATCCTGCAGGTGGGATAAGAGGATGTGTGGCAGCAGGCTTCAAAGGCCCTGGAGGCTGGGAGGACTGGATGTGTGACGCAGAGAAAGTCTTTGTTTGCTACAGCG GTCCCTCGCGAAGAGCGGTGAAGCTGAAACTAGTGAGGGACTCCTCTCTGAACCTGAGTGACCCTGTTGTGCTGGAAGACATGCTCGGTCAG CTCAAACTGAAGCTGAAGGGTCAGGGAGTGAACAACGTCCAGCTGAGGTGGCGGGAGAAGCCCAACGGACAAGTCTTCTCCAAGGATGAGGAGAAGAATCCTTCAAAGGAAGTCAAGCCTAAACATGATTGCTCTTGA